ATGCGCGGGAAGTGGTCGCGCGGATGCGCGCCTGGCTGGATGTTAATTTGATTAGACGCCAGCCGCATTTTCTCGGCGAACCGGTTGTCATTCCCACGAGTTAGGCGTCACCCCAGCGCTATCCTTCCTCGCCCAAGAAGCGGCCGGAATGCTTGGCGGCGGAGACGATGCGATCAGCCATGCGGCTCAGTGGCAGACTTTGCAGCCAGATCTTTCCCGGCCCGCGCAGCACCGCAAAGAATAAGCCCTCGCCGCCAAATAGCGCGGTTTTGATTTTGCCGACGAACTGAATATCAAATTCCACCGAAGGCTGAAACGCAACGACGCACCCGGCGTCCACGCGCAGGATTTCTCCGGGCGCCAGTTCCCGCTCGCAGAGCGTGCCGCCGGCATGGATAAACGTCAGGCCGGTGCCTTGAAGCTTTTCGAGAATGAATCCTTCGCCACCGAACAGGCCGGCACCGATGCGCTTTTGAAAGGCAATGCCCAAGCTGATTCCTTTTACCGAGCACAAGTAAGCGTCTTTTTGGGCGTGCAACACACCGCCGATGGCACCCAGATTGATTGGGATGATTTTGCCCGGACTTGGCGCGGCAAACGCAACCCGCTTTTT
Above is a window of Verrucomicrobiota bacterium DNA encoding:
- a CDS encoding TIGR00266 family protein; this encodes MPTPPPLPPVIGSTPNSSAPAGNDLEYNIYGDDMQFLEVWLAPSEAMVAEAGAMMFMDDGIEMDAIFGDGSAQQSGLLGALMGAGRRLVTGESLFMTLFQNRSQVKKRVAFAAPSPGKIIPINLGAIGGVLHAQKDAYLCSVKGISLGIAFQKRIGAGLFGGEGFILEKLQGTGLTFIHAGGTLCERELAPGEILRVDAGCVVAFQPSVEFDIQFVGKIKTALFGGEGLFFAVLRGPGKIWLQSLPLSRMADRIVSAAKHSGRFLGEEG